One segment of Hugenholtzia roseola DSM 9546 DNA contains the following:
- a CDS encoding ribose-phosphate pyrophosphokinase — MNSVKIFACSASLYLAEKIAHSYGKPLGKMTLQRFSDGEMSPSFDESIRGADVYIIQSTFPPADNLMELLLLIDSAKRASAGSVTVVMPYFGYARQDRKDKPRVGIGAKLVANLLSAAGASRLMTCDLHAGQIQGFFDIPVDHLYASAILFPYIASLKLDNLVFAAPDVGGVARARAYAAHFQAHMVVCDKHRKRANEIASMQVIGDVEGANVVIVDDLVDTAGTICKAAEVLLERGAVSVRGMVTHPVLSGKAYENINNSVLEELVVSDTIPLKQESAKIKVLSVADLFAKAIRKIHDQESISTLFIS, encoded by the coding sequence ATGAACTCTGTCAAAATCTTTGCTTGCTCTGCCTCCCTCTATTTAGCCGAAAAGATAGCCCACTCTTACGGCAAGCCGCTTGGTAAGATGACTCTCCAACGATTCAGTGATGGCGAAATGTCGCCCAGCTTCGATGAGTCTATTCGCGGCGCAGATGTCTATATCATTCAATCCACTTTCCCCCCTGCCGACAACTTAATGGAATTGCTCCTGCTGATAGACTCTGCCAAGCGTGCCTCGGCAGGTTCGGTTACGGTCGTGATGCCTTATTTTGGCTATGCCCGTCAGGATAGGAAAGACAAACCGCGCGTGGGGATTGGCGCAAAATTAGTCGCCAACCTGCTTTCTGCGGCAGGGGCAAGCCGCCTGATGACCTGTGATTTGCATGCAGGTCAGATACAAGGATTTTTTGATATTCCCGTCGACCATCTCTACGCCTCGGCAATTCTTTTTCCTTATATTGCTTCCCTAAAACTCGACAACTTAGTCTTTGCAGCCCCCGATGTAGGTGGCGTGGCGCGTGCGCGTGCTTATGCGGCACATTTTCAGGCGCACATGGTCGTTTGCGACAAGCACAGAAAACGCGCCAATGAAATTGCAAGCATGCAGGTTATCGGTGATGTAGAAGGTGCAAATGTGGTCATTGTAGATGATTTGGTAGATACGGCAGGTACAATTTGCAAAGCCGCAGAGGTGCTTTTGGAGCGTGGGGCAGTTTCGGTACGAGGCATGGTTACGCACCCTGTCTTGTCGGGCAAGGCATACGAAAACATCAACAATTCGGTATTAGAAGAGTTAGTCGTTTCGGATACCATTCCTTTGAAGCAAGAAAGTGCCAAAATCAAGGTGCTTTCCGTTGCCGACCTCTTCGCAAAAGCCATTCGCAAGATTCACGACCAAGAGTCTATTAGCACGCTTTTTATTTCCTAA
- a CDS encoding acyl carrier protein, producing MSEIAEKVKNIIVEKLGVEEAEVTPEASFTNDLGADSLDTVELIMEFEKQFNISIPDDQAETISTVGQAIAYLEANAPK from the coding sequence ATGTCAGAGATTGCAGAAAAAGTAAAGAACATCATCGTTGAGAAGTTAGGCGTAGAAGAAGCAGAAGTTACACCCGAAGCCAGCTTCACCAACGACTTAGGCGCAGACTCGCTTGATACCGTCGAATTGATTATGGAGTTTGAAAAACAATTCAATATTTCTATTCCTGACGACCAAGCCGAAACGATTTCTACCGTAGGACAGGCTATTGCTTACTTAGAAGCAAACGCCCCTAAATAA